The genome window gtcaaaaaaaaacaacCCAGATCTTGAATCACGCTTCATCTTTGGTTTGCGCCTTGCTTGGCATCCTACTGCCTGTCGTTTCAAGCTGCATTTTTTTTGGCTATCTGGATAAGCCTGTCGCATCACGCCACGTGACCTAGGAGCTGGAAGCCATGTTCAATGGCAAGATGCTGCATAGAATCACTcaacaacgacgacaaccACATCGCCCAAAGAAACGCTGATGTCCGGACTCTTGAGCTCTGCTTTGACCTTGAATCCTTGACCCACAACTGCTCCTAGCTCCGGAACCGTCAGATCGATTTTCATCTTCATGGCTTCTAACACGGCTGCTTTCTGCGCCACTTTCACCAAATCACCCACGCTAACCCAGCACTTTCCAAacgttggcagcgagaTTTGAGCTGACCGCCAGCGCTTGTAGATTGGCATGGAACTCGTTGCTCGAGTAGTCCTCGTTTTCCAGCGCCAAAGATTTGTGTTGCTCATTCTCCTGCATCTCTACTTGCCATTCTGCGAACATCTTCCTTTCCCTTTCCTTCGCTTTCGACAATACCCCCGCTTTTGTTGTTCTAAATTCAACGCTTCCTTCTGTATCAATGTCAGGAACGCGGATTGCTGGGCAACATGGTACCCGCTTCGAAGTATTTGAATGACAAATTGCACTCTATCTGCTCCATCTTTTCAGACTGAATCGTGTCGAAATTTTCAAGCAACCACGACCTGGTACCGAACGTGGTCCAACAGGGTAATGTCCGACGCAGGAGCGCGCATCTTCCCGGACAACTGACGGAACAGGTGGCGAAACAGCTTCGTCCGTGGCCCCAGCGGGTGGGGTTGAATTTTCGGGATCGCATCTGCTTGCGTGCGtgcagagcaagcagaaTCGGTATGCCCATAAAAACCCCCACCCCAACAGCCAGGTGTTTACACCCCGTTACCGCGAACTGAGCGTCTTGGATCGACCAATGGCCGTTCGCAGAGGCGGAATACTATCGTTATTATCAGGCAAGTAAAGTGCGCGCGACCGAACCGTTTCCATATGCTTGTGGAGGGAGACCTTCACCGACGGATCGCCAAATGTGACTGGTAGCGTGAATCCACGCGTGGCGATCTTGACCATTTCAGCGCTCAGAATCTGCTTCTCCAGTCGATCAATTGTTACAAGTCGCTTATCCAGAAAGGATTCATCTGGATGGTGAGACTTCCCAAGCTGGGATACGCAAGAGAGCTCAGGATTGGCTTCGTGTCTGAACTGCTGGTCAACAACGAGTATAGCAAGGAAAGCAGCGCGAAAAGCTAGACGAGAAGCAACTTTGAGCAAAACGGTGACGACAtcaagattcgtgaatttggACACGCCCACAACGATGGCAAGTGCAAACGGTTTTCGATCTGCATTCATAGCGATCTTACTGGTGCCGAGCGGAGGCAAGGAGCGAAAGGAAAGCAGGCGACGCGAGCTAACAGCATGTCACTCTTGCAATCTCTTGGACCCTGCATAGAACACGCAAGGTGCAACTTGACGCCAAAGTGTCCGCTCCTAGCTGAAACTCTTCAGAGCTTTGGCGGTGGTTGGCGCAAGCGAGTGACGCTGCTCTTACACCACAACACACAGACAGGATCTCGGGCGCGTTCAAGCGCTGCAAAGACAGGGAGAAATGATTGCCGATGGATGGCTATCGAGCTGAGCCTTGTCTTTTGAATGCATTCAAGCATATCTAGCATGTAGACAGGATAGAGAGACAGTCCGAGGAGCAGATCGggatattcacgattgtggttTCCAACGTTGTATGTTCCAtgaagatgaggatgagcgAGGGACAAGAAATGAATGAATTCAagcagattcgtgattcatgaatcgtgaatcacgaatgtcaaCAACGCTTTTGTGAAACTTGAATCCGAAAGTAGCCTGGCTTATATAATATTAAGTAACGTGTAATAGTAACTTATGGCGAATCgtgacgaatcgtgaatggtaccaatcgtgaattaaaatgcaatcacgagttgtgaatcgtgattcactggAAATGCACCGACGTTTTTTTCAACGCGCTGTCGAATGTCGAGTTGAGATAAGTTAGGTTGAGCGGCGCGCGCGACTCACGAGTGTGACTGGTGGTTGCAGCTCTTAGCTGTGCGTGGCAAGCAACAGAAGGTTCTCATGTGTTTTTTTGGGCAAAGTCTGCCGTCAGATCGCGCCCTGCTTGGCGGCACGCTAAACGTGAGATTGAGTGACAAAGTGCCGCACGCGCTTCAATTCAGCCAAAATGGGCCACACGGCACACCACGACCACGTcgtgtcgtcgtcgctccGAAATTCACACgagactcacaactgtgaCTGACCAGGCACAGTCAAGCCAAGCGACCAACAAACAGTCACTACGAAAGAGTCGTTCGCTGCCTTTGAACGGCTTTGTGggcgtgtgtgtgtctcTCTGTCTGTCTGTCTGTTTAAGTAGCGAAATCGTAATTGCCCACTGGCCAACTTCCCGAGTGTCTAGCCGTCTTGGTCAGTTAGGCTGGCTGCCTGTCTCTCTATCTGTCTTGCTGCGTGCTTGTTGCCTGTCGCTGGCGTCCAAGTCGCGCTCGTTCATTCCTGTCGAGATTGTCAATACCAACCGTATCGACATCGTCACCATCGTCACCACCATTCCCCACCTCACTTTGGTTGTTCACAAGCACTTCGCAACTCGCTCTCAGCAACTTGGCTGCTCTTCTACCGGTTCAAACGGCCATCACCACCTTCAGCCAACGCGCAAATCTTCCATCAATTGACACGCGACGCCTAGTACAGCCGAGATACACAGTCACACACCGGCGCTTGTCTTCAACACCATTCACACCCCAAGCCGATACATAACAGAGCCATCAATCGCGCGCTCTCCTCTGCTGCACCAGCCTGCGATCAGTACCGTCATACATCCACGTTCGCTCGCCTAAACGCCATCCAGCTTCCACTGTCATCTGCTTTGACCGCTAACAACATTCGTCTTCGCTGGTGACGTACACTCTCCGCAATTCGTGCCCTCAGCTTCGTTGCAGCAGGCAGCCATTCTCGTACAGCTTAGTGCGCAGTATCTCGTTCGCTCTTGCGTGTCCCTGCATCACACCAACTTCGTGCACGCGCCCTCATCGATCCATTCCCTCGGTTCCACTTTTACCGAACCAGCCAGCAACATTGCCGCGTTCCTTTTCTCGGATCACTCCTTCCCTCATCTCCTTGCCCCTCCCAACCTTTTGGCTGGGATCGTACAGGCGCCATCATGAAGGGACTCAAGAAAGCTATGGTATGTATCAGTTGTAACAACGTGAAGCGCCGCCCGCATGCGTCAGTGCGCGATTCCAAGTTCGATTCTACTTGCTGACCTTACCGTATATCATCGTTACATAACCACCGTCGTAAACGTCCTATTACCTCGACTCTCCCAGAACCTTTCGCGTTCCAAGTCGAACGACTCTAACGGCAACCGCAGCGGATCGGCAGGCGGAGGAACCGTACCAGCACCCCCTCCCAAAGGTGGCTCCGTACCCGCCAACCCTGCCTATCAAGGCTCACTCAAATCCACCAAAAATGGCCCCAGCTCTGCATCCAGCTCTTTTAGCTCTCTCTCCAGCTCTGCAACTTCGGCAGCTCCCTCACATGCCCCTTACAACGTCCCAGTTTACCCTACTGGCCAAGGTACGCCCCAAACTCGTTTGCTTCCCCACGGTGTGAATAATCTGGCTGACAAGACGCCGCCTGCTCCTcctgtcgtcgtcgtcgacgtctcTTCAGAGATGCCCGCCGATCCCATCCCACACTCGGTCGCAACCGCGTCCcagccttcttcttccatCACTCCTTTCCATCATACAGGCTCTCCAGGTTCCCCTCCTCCTCCAGGCGCCGCTATGGCTTccctcagcagcaccggcaTCGCCGCTTCCGAGCTCGCTACCCCTCCCAAGGCTGCCTCGCTCACCCGATTGCGTCAGAGCCCCTCCAACTCGGGCCCCAAGGATACCATTCCCATCACTTCCAAAACACCGCCGCGCAAGCAGAGGAGCTCGCGCTTCCATGTCACAGAAaaggtcgagctcgagaagcttcCACACTTTAACGGTATGTGCCCCTCACCACGCTTTTTTGACCCTCACATTGCGATACAACAACTGACCCCCTCTTTATTTGGCTCCAACAACAGAGGTGGTCCCCGCGGATCGACCCGAGCTCTTCGTCCGAAAGCTTCGTCAGTGTTCGCTCGTGTTCGACTTCAACGACGCCAGCCAGGAGCTCGAGGGCAAGCAGATCAAAGCCGCTACACTACACGAGATGCTTGACTACATTACCACCAATCGCAAAGTCATCACCGACGAAATCTATCCGGAAGTTGTCGCCATGTTCTCTGCCAACCTTTTCCGCTCCATTCCACCACAGGTCAACCCGGTCGGTGACGCCTTTGACCCAGAAGAGGACGAACCGGTGCTTGAACTTGCCTGGCCCCATCTTCAAATCGTCTACGAGTTCTTTCTCCGCTTCGTCGAGAGCCCCGACTTCAACACCAACATTGCAAAGAAATTCATCGACCACCACTTTGTCTTGCAACTACTCGAGCTCTTTGACAGCGAGGATCCACGCGAGCGCGATTTCCTCAAGACAACATTGCATCGCATCTACGGCAAATTTCTCAACCTCCGAGCCTTTATCAGACGGTCCATCAACAACGTCTTTTTCCAATTCATCTACGAAACCGAGCGTCACAACGGCATcgcagagctgctcgagattCTTGGTTCCATCATCAACGGCTTTGCGCTGCCGCTCAAGGAGGAGCACAAGACCTTTCTGACGCGCGTGCTCATCCCGTTGCACAAGGTCAAGAGTCTCGCGCTCTATCACCCGCAGCTCGCCTACTGTGTCGTGCAATTCTTAGAGAAGGACAGCTCGTTGACCGAGGAGGTGTTGCTCGGCTTGTTGAGGTACTGGCCAAAGGTTAACTCGCCCAAGGAGGTCATGTTCCTCAATGAGGTCGAAGAGATTTTGGACGTGATCGAGCCGTCCGAGTTTGTCAAGGTCGAAGTGCCTCTcttccagcagctccagcGATGCATCAACAGTCAGCACTTCCAGGTCGCCGAGCGCGCTCTGTACTTTTGGAACAACGAGTACATTGTCAACCTCATCGGTGACAACGTCCAGGTCATCTTGCCAATCGTCTTTTCTTCGCTCTACCAAAACTCGAAAGCACATTGGAATCGCACTATCCATGGTCTCGTCTACaatgcgctcaagctcttTATGGAGATCAACCCAGCGCTTTTCGAGATGTGCACAAACGAGtacaagcagcagcgccagatggagaagcagaagctcaTCGACCGCGAGGAGGCATGGAAGAGGCTCCGCGACACCGCCATCAAGAACAGCAAGGCGATTGGCGTTGAAATGCCCGCCTCGCTCAAAGAGGAGCAAGCGGCGCCAGCGGGAAGCGTCAACCCATACGACCTCGATGCCTTTGACTCGGCGGCTGATTTAACAGCAGGCGCCGATAGCCTGTTTGAGCAAATGGGTCAAGGCATCAATGGCGAAGTTTCGACGaccgactttgacgatgTCGAAGCCCACCGCGTTGCACAAGAAACCtcgcaagcgcagcaacCTGATCTTACCAGGGAAGACAGCGTTGACGATATGGTACGTTGACCTTTGATCCACATCAGCAGTCGACTCGCACTTGGCGAGAAAGCAAAAGAAATATTCGCATCCGCTAGCAGCCCACTCGCTATCGTACCGTGTACCACTGCTTCACGGAGCCTGACTAGAAATGCGAAATTCATCTTTATCTTTGCATCGCTGTTTCGTCATCTCTGGCAGAAAGATTTTCCAGAAACGGCTCGACAGCAGGTCAACAAGCAAGAGTCGCCTCATGTCCGACGCAAGAGCGTAATACCCATGGACCCGACCGTACTGGCCGAGCTGGCCGGTCACAAGAGCCTAGATGGGTGAGTATTTGTTGATTTTCGCTGTTCATTTTGCGGGCACAAGTTGACGAGATGTGCGGTTTCTTCTCACTTGTCGTTGCAGATCGGATCTTTCTCAGCTGTCGAATGATGCATAGACAGCTCCCTCTTGCGCATACACATGCTAGACGTAATTTGTTGTGGGTTAATGCAGTGGGACCTGGTCTTCGTCATGGCAACTGCTGATGAACCCCCGAGTGCACTTGAACCAACCCGCTCTCGTCGGTGTCATTCTTGTCGCATATCTTGGGAAGCATCTCTAGCGCACAACATCTTGTCCCCTTTTGGTGTTCGTTTTGTTTCCCATCGTGATTTCCACTTTCCTTCTCTACGGTGTGTTTTCAGGCATGTGGTTTTTTAGAAGGCTCTTTCGTTGGCTCGGTGTGTGTGGTTGTGTCAAGTGGGTTGATGAGGTGGGTCGGTCAAAGGGTGAAtgctggcggtggcggtggattCGGGGTCGGAGTTGAAGTTCATTTCGATGTGGTAAGGGTGTACGTATTGGTGTCTGTTTAGGATGAGCTGATCTGTCTTCCTGACCACGTCGTATTCGGTATCACTTGTTCAAGCGGTGTTTTCGCAAACATGCATCGACCAACTAGCCTCTACGTGACGCTGATCTGCCTGCTTGGAACGGTGATGAGCGTTCGAGCGGCGACGCAGAGGGTCGGGGATTCGTGCAGTTACAAGCAGAACTGCCAGGATTGGGCGGAAGGTGTTGGGCCGGACTGGGCCAAAGGAGCGATAACGTGTGCTGTGCCGCAGGATGGTAAACCCGAAAAATGCGGCAGTGGCGATAAGAAGGGCAGAGACGAATTCTCAGGGTAagccagcaagctcaaACCATGCTTACAACACCAAGCACTTGCTCAACTGATACGCGATATCTTGATATTCTCAACCACCAATAGCGTCTGTAAAGCAGTAGGCACCCTGTCAGCTACAGAATACGGTTGCGCCTGCGGCGTCCACAAGGCAGACTGCCCCGAAACTAGCCCCTTCTCCCGAATCTTCTGGCCCCAGGACTGGCTCGAAACCGCCTGGTCCCAAGTACACCACTAACCGCTTCCCCCCTCCCGTCGCTCGTCCAGCCTTCTTGGCATTCGCCATAATCCTTCGAGTTGCGCGTCCATACCACCACACCGACTGTTCTCCATCCCAAATCACATCTACACCCAGCCAAATCAAGTGGTTTGTCCACACAAAAGTCAATTGTGATTTCCCAGGTGTGCATGTAGACAAGGATGTCTTGGCTACAAAATCAAAGCTGCACGCTGCATTGGGATGGTGTGAGATCCTCCTTCCCCAGCTTAAGCGTTATATTGAGATCGATGAGAGGACAGACCAAGACGCACGCCACATGAACCTCGCCAATGTGAAGCGATAGGGCTCAACCCGAACGAGGTAGATTGGGCGTTGACGAAGAAGCCAGTGGCATTGGCCGGATCGCCGGAGTTGCATTCGCGCCGCCGAGGAACCCGCGGTGCAACGTGATCCTCTTGAGCGGCTGTGGCGCTTGTGCCGCTGTCGCCGATACCCTGCTATCCGCCGTCGAGTTCGACGACGCATGTGCAGCTCGTCCGTTTCCACTCGTCGCTCGACTGGCGTTCCTCGCCGACGCGCCCGAACCCCGACTCCGTGTGGCGCGTGTGTCAGGATCTTGGTACGTATATTGACCGAGactcgcagcagccgccaGAGCACTCTTGCGAGGAGCTGCACGCTCTTTTCGTAAGCCAGCGGTCGCCGACGATTTCGGCGTGTTTGCTGTTggctctgcttctgcatTGCGCGCTAGCGTCGACCGCCGTCCTGTTCCGCCCGTTGCTGCAGTGCGACCAACATCAGGCGCGCGCCGTTCGGTTTGCAAGAATCTTTGACAGATCTCGATATAAAGAGACCCGTACTTTTGCACCCAACGAGCGCCGTCAGTGCCTCTCAAACAGCTGCTCAgcgcatcgatgctgcaTGCCGCCAAGACCGAAATCTCTTGCAACTTGTCGTCGCGGATCAACCAGCCGCGCGACTGTTTTTCCtgacgagcgagtcgatcatcgagcttcttgagctcgcgGTAGCAGCCTTGATTCACGTCCGATGATCGAGGATCGATCTCAAAGTCGTCTGCACTGTCGTCGCTTCCAGCCGCATTCGAGACCACGCGGCGGCTGCCGTTAGCTGCCTGGTTGTCAGCAGCCAATggagcatcgtcgtccgtGTCAGCATCCAGATCAAAATTGTCCGTGAACATCTCTTCCGGGATCCAattgtcgtcgtcaaggCTACCATCCGTCGTCCCTGCCTGCGGCTCCACTCGTGATGGCGGCGTCAAGCTGACATTTGAAATGTCGTGCGCGTCCTCGTCGAATTCAGCGAAATCCTCATCTCGAagctgcctctgctgctttCGAGTGTTCTGTCCTCGACCGTTGTTcaacgatgatgatgccgCCGACACCTTTGCCGCGACTTGCATCTTGATCGCCTTTTGGCCGTTCAATACCTTGTCGGCCGCCGAGCCCACCATCAAGTACGACGTGTTAAATCCCGCCCGATTCATGACATCTTTCAACTTGAACACGCCTTCCGAGCAAAGATGCTCAAACAGCCGGTGGAtttcgaccttggcgaTCTCACTACCTGCGCCGTGCATCTCGAGTTTGTCGTGCCCAGCCTCGCGGATCTTTTTGGTACGATGGCCGTAGAACACTTCGGCACAGTGCGGTAACGTCCATCGGCCTCCTTTGTCCGCGATCGCTTTGACCAGCTTGATCGCCTTGACAGCGAGTTCGGTAACGTCTTGGATGTAAATCGCACCGGACTGACGGCAGCAGTTATCGCACGTGCTGCGACACTGTTCCGAGGTGAACCCGGATTCGCCAAAGTAACGCAGGACCTGGACGCGGCGACATTCGATTTCGTTTTCGCAGAAGCGTTGCATCTCGCGCAAGGAATCGATGCTACGGTCTATTGCCTCTTGCGACTTTTCCTCGCTGAGCATCATGTTCTCCATCCTGCGCACGTCAGTCCAGGAATAGTACAGGATGCAGACCGAGTCAAGCCCATCGCGTCCAGCTCGGCCCGTTTCCTGATAGTAGCCCTCCAACGACTTGGGAAGCGAATGGTGGATCACAAAGCGGACGTCAGGCTTGTCGATACCCATACCAAACGCAATCGTGGCTACAATCACCTTGTACTCGCCGTTCTTCCATCTTTGCTGCACCTTTGAACGGTCGTCCTTGCCCAGTTTAGCGTGGTAGTGGTGAGCTGTGATGCCGTGCTTTTTGAGATCGTCGGCGACCGTCTCGCAGGACTCGCGGCTGAAACAGTAAACGATACCACATTCGTCCTTGTGCGAGGTGAGGATGAAACTagcgatctcgtcgatcaaCTTGCTCTTGGGCTTTTTGCGCACCTGATACTCGAGATTCGGGCGAttgaagctcgacgagagctGCAATACGTTGCGCATCTTAAGACAGGACTTGACATCCTTGATGACACGCGCATTGGCTGTAGCAGTGAGTGCCATGATGGGTACCTGCGGATACTTGTCTCGCAGCGCACCCAGCTCGGTGTAATGCGGACGAAAGTCGTGTCCCCATTGACTGACGCAATGtgcttcgtcgacgacgatgcgcgcCAACCGCTTCTGCGAGTAAAGGAGGTCGAGGAGTTCCATCGCCTGGTTAGATTGGCGAATGAATTCTGGCGTTACATAGAGCAGCCTCAAAGAGCCCACGCGATCCCTGGCCGTGTTGAATGCGTCTCGACGGTCGTTCGCGCTCATGTCGCCAGTAAGCTTGACGGCGGGTACGTCCTTCCTGACGAGGTCCAGCACCTGGTCTTCTATGAGTGAGAGAAGCGGTGAGATGACAATGCTGACGCCCGTGGCTTTATCTGTGTCGATGCAAGCGGGCAGCTGATAGCAGAGCGACTTTCCGCCACCGGTTGGCATAAGGACGAAGACGTCGCGTCCGCTGAGCGTGCCATTGATCGCCTCTAGCTGATTGCGTCGAAAGCGCTTCAGTTTGAAGAATTTCTTGAGCACGTAGCCTACTTGGGTGGTCCAAGGATAATGGGGCATGCTGCGCAGCTGATCCTTGGACATAGGCTCTTGCATCGAGGGGCCGCAAAGCTTGAATTTCTCCTCGACCGGCATGGCCTCAacatcgtcttcgtcatcatcgctgaGTTCATATATCTGTGCGTTGACAATAGGTTGATCACGTCTGTCCGCACTGAGGCTGCCTTGCAGAAAGCCGTCTTGAtcatcgacgttgacggCACTTGTTGCCACGGAGGGAGCCTCATCGGCTTGGGTACGGTGCTGAATTGAGTTGTCTACAATTTCTGGCAAATCTGTGCTGTTCTCGTTCGCAGAAACGATGTCATCGCTAGCATGTAGAATGTGGCTTGGATCTCGCAGTACGCGGAGAGGAGCCGTTGAGTTGGATTTAGATGCTGTCGAGGAAGGTGTTTGCTCGCGCGATGTCGTTACAGGTGAGGCAAGAGGCTTCCTCGCAGCTGACACCATGTTGTCGCCCAAGATCTGAaacgagctcgaggttGTGCGGACCGCCGAATCAGAATAAGGATTTGCTGGCAAACTTCTGACTGGAGTCGACCTTCTCGAGGTATTCTCGGCAGTGTGACCAGGCGTAGTTGCCGAGGTAAGCGACGGAGCGGGCACAGCTCCAAATTCTTTCGCACCGAGCGCCCAAGCGATGTGAGCCAGCTTCTTTTGCATCTCGTGCACACGCTCGAAGGCTTCGTGCTTTTGGTACCAAGCCTCGGGGCCGTGCCATCCCAGCTCTAGTGTTTGCAATTGTGCCAAACGGCCGCGCAAAATTTGTTCCTTGGCCGCAAAATCGATCcgaagctcgtcttcgctgTACTTGTCATATTGTGAGTCATACTGAGGAGGCGCGGTCTGAGATGAGCCAAGCGGTGGATATTTACGAGGTGTCTGCGATATCGAGCCACTCGAGGTAGGCTGTGGCAGACGCGATCCTGATGGCAGGCCGCCGCTGACGTTTGAGATGGAAGCGGCCGATGGACCAGACCTCGATCTCTTTTGAGCAGTGGATGCGTCCTGGTCATCGGTAATAGACCGCTTGGGTGACGGTCGATCACGTGCACCTACGTGTTTGACATCGTCTAGGTGTGTatgctcgtcatcgtcgagatAGATGATCCCAGACCTGCGATCTTCCGCTTTGCACGCGCGATATGGGGTATTTGGGGTTAGTGCGGATTGCGGCATAACTGAAAGAAGGCAATCCTGGGCAATGTGCGTGTCCGACACCTTTGGGGCGAGCTGACACGAGTCGATGTTCTTGATGCGAGAGCGACGTTGGCAACACAGCGAGTACTTCGATGTACAACGTCTGGTGAGAACAATGAGAACAATGCGGATGAGATTGGGCTTCGAGCCACTGGCGAGGCAACGAATGGGCCAGTGTTTGCTCAGCGGAGTCGCTGGAGGTAATGACGATTCTGCGGGCGAAAAGGATGGCGAAAAGAGGGTAGTGATTTGCTCAGGGCCGACTGGAGGGCTTCAACAGCAAGTCATCCGGAGTGCTCTCTTTTCGGTGTGCAAGTACGATAGCAGATGGGATTGCTGATGCTGAGAAAATGACAGAACGAGAGGCGCTGCCGACGTTGATAGAATTGCGCGGAGTTGATATTATTGCGGCAAGAGCAGATAGATAACACGATCATGTGAATGCTGAGTCAGTATCGCGGGTGTCGGCCGATGCCGAGAGTCGATCGACAAAATCAACAGACGATAGATGTAGGCTGCGATGAAGGGGCGAGCCGAACGTGTTGAAAAgagtgctgctgatcgGCTGTGATTGTGGATCGAAAAAGGTTCTTTTGCCACGTATGCGATGTGGATAACGCTTCTGAGCGATTTGGTGATCCTTGTGATGAGGAGAGAAGCCGTCGGCGATTGGAACCGAAGCTTACTGCGCAGTTCCAACGGTCCTACGAGGAGAGTTGCAGCCACCGCGGCGTGCTGCCTGAATTGGAAAAAGTGTTAATTGCGGTttctcaatcgtgaatcacgtTCCCAAGACGCGTTCCGCGTCGGAGCACTTTTACATTTCTTCCTAGAGAGCACCGAGGTTTCGCTCAGCAGTTTTCTTCACggttgattcgtgatagTATTCGTGAATTTGTTCGCGACCTGTGCTTGGAATGTCAGGTGGTGTGTGGAGGTCGCTGGGCCAGTCACGTGATGCATCAAGAAAGTGTCTCCGCTGCAAAGTGCATTTTTTTATGGTTTGGCTCAACCAAGAAAGGTAAAAAGTGGTGGATGCTATTCGTCATTCATGGTAAGAAAGACACTTTCGACAgtctcatcctcatccaTTCCAGCCTCTCCTCTTGCCTGCAGTTGCGCACACTCGACGACAACGCGACAGTATCAGATGGACACACAGACGTCAACGTCCAGCAGGAGAGGTAGCCTATTTTCGACCAGAAGACGAAGCTCAGCACTACGAATCACGTCAGGCAGCAGGGCGGAGTACAGAGTGGATGGAGTCACCCGTCGCCGCTTTGATTCGAAGCGGCAACCTAGGTCAGCGCCAGGAAGATTCGTTCACGCCTGATCTACAGCATTCACGCTACATGTCGGGTGAATCTGACAATGAATCGGCTTATCCTACACCTTCGGACCCAACCACCGCCGCTCAACCAGTACCTCACGAGACATGGCCCATtagcagcaacagcaagatGATTGACGGCATTCCGGTCCgcgccgacgaggaagTGCGCAAGATCCACTACATTGACTCTTCCGCTGACCATGCGTTCTTGACCCCAGCCACGAAACTGGAAGCTCCGACGGCAGTGGCTACGACGACCACAATGCCCTCATCGTCGGTCGGGAATGTAGCCGACGTGTCTCATTTGCAAGTCGCACCCACCAACCAggcagcttcagcagcaccaacaggAGCCTCGCCTATCTCCTCTGCTACATTGCCGCCCTGCTCAAGTGCAGCGCAGAACACCGGCACAGCTCAAGGTCTGACGGGGaacgcagctgctgtgTCGTCAATGCCTGCCACCGATGCGGCTGTCTGTGCAGCGGACGCTCTGCCCTTGCGACCGGTAAACATGGCAACCTCTTCTGCTGCGTCCACACCTGCTTCCACACCAGGCGCAACTCCACAAACGTATGCACGCAAGAGAGGCAGGCCACGCAAGCACCCCCTCCCCGATCCGAACGCACCACCCAAATCGAAGCGCAAACTAAGTCCAGTCAGatctgctgccgctgctgctaaGAAGAAAGCCACGGCGGCTGCCGCCGCTCGCTCTGCC of Mycosarcoma maydis chromosome 7, whole genome shotgun sequence contains these proteins:
- a CDS encoding protein phosphatase 2A regulatory subunit RTS1 (related to B56-delta regulatory subunit of protein phosphatase 2A), whose amino-acid sequence is MKGLKKAMNLSRSKSNDSNGNRSGSAGGGTVPAPPPKGGSVPANPAYQGSLKSTKNGPSSASSSFSSLSSSATSAAPSHAPYNVPVYPTGQGTPQTRLLPHGVNNLADKTPPAPPVVVVDVSSEMPADPIPHSVATASQPSSSITPFHHTGSPGSPPPPGAAMASLSSTGIAASELATPPKAASLTRLRQSPSNSGPKDTIPITSKTPPRKQRSSRFHVTEKVELEKLPHFNEVVPADRPELFVRKLRQCSLVFDFNDASQELEGKQIKAATLHEMLDYITTNRKVITDEIYPEVVAMFSANLFRSIPPQVNPVGDAFDPEEDEPVLELAWPHLQIVYEFFLRFVESPDFNTNIAKKFIDHHFVLQLLELFDSEDPRERDFLKTTLHRIYGKFLNLRAFIRRSINNVFFQFIYETERHNGIAELLEILGSIINGFALPLKEEHKTFLTRVLIPLHKVKSLALYHPQLAYCVVQFLEKDSSLTEEVLLGLLRYWPKVNSPKEVMFLNEVEEILDVIEPSEFVKVEVPLFQQLQRCINSQHFQVAERALYFWNNEYIVNLIGDNVQVILPIVFSSLYQNSKAHWNRTIHGLVYNALKLFMEINPALFEMCTNEYKQQRQMEKQKLIDREEAWKRLRDTAIKNSKAIGVEMPASLKEEQAAPAGSVNPYDLDAFDSAADLTAGADSLFEQMGQGINGEVSTTDFDDVEAHRVAQETSQAQQPDLTREDSVDDMVR
- a CDS encoding uncharacterized protein (related to SGS1 - DNA helicase), producing the protein MPQSALTPNTPYRACKAEDRRSGIIYLDDDEHTHLDDVKHVGARDRPSPKRSITDDQDASTAQKRSRSGPSAASISNVSGGLPSGSRLPQPTSSGSISQTPRKYPPLGSSQTAPPQYDSQYDKYSEDELRIDFAAKEQILRGRLAQLQTLELGWHGPEAWYQKHEAFERVHEMQKKLAHIAWALGAKEFGAVPAPSLTSATTPGHTAENTSRRSTPVRSLPANPYSDSAVRTTSSSFQILGDNMVSAARKPLASPVTTSREQTPSSTASKSNSTAPLRVLRDPSHILHASDDIVSANENSTDLPEIVDNSIQHRTQADEAPSVATSAVNVDDQDGFLQGSLSADRRDQPIVNAQIYELSDDDEDDVEAMPVEEKFKLCGPSMQEPMSKDQLRSMPHYPWTTQVGYVLKKFFKLKRFRRNQLEAINGTLSGRDVFVLMPTGGGKSLCYQLPACIDTDKATGVSIVISPLLSLIEDQVLDLVRKDVPAVKLTGDMSANDRRDAFNTARDRVGSLRLLYVTPEFIRQSNQAMELLDLLYSQKRLARIVVDEAHCVSQWGHDFRPHYTELGALRDKYPQVPIMALTATANARVIKDVKSCLKMRNVLQLSSSFNRPNLEYQVRKKPKSKLIDEIASFILTSHKDECGIVYCFSRESCETVADDLKKHGITAHHYHAKLGKDDRSKVQQRWKNGEYKVIVATIAFGMGIDKPDVRFVIHHSLPKSLEGYYQETGRAGRDGLDSVCILYYSWTDVRRMENMMLSEEKSQEAIDRSIDSLREMQRFCENEIECRRVQVLRYFGESGFTSEQCRSTCDNCCRQSGAIYIQDVTELAVKAIKLVKAIADKGGRWTLPHCAEVFYGHRTKKIREAGHDKLEMHGAGSEIAKVEIHRLFEHLCSEGVFKLKDVMNRAGFNTSYLMVGSAADKVLNGQKAIKMQVAAKVSAASSSLNNGRGQNTRKQQRQLRDEDFAEFDEDAHDISNVSLTPPSRVEPQAGTTDGSLDDDNWIPEEMFTDNFDLDADTDDDAPLAADNQAANGSRRVVSNAAGSDDSADDFEIDPRSSDVNQGCYRELKKLDDRLARQEKQSRGWLIRDDKLQEISVLAACSIDALSSCLRGTDGARWVQKYGSLYIEICQRFLQTERRAPDVGRTAATGGTGRRSTLARNAEAEPTANTPKSSATAGLRKERAAPRKSALAAAASLGQYTYQDPDTRATRSRGSGASARNASRATSGNGRAAHASSNSTADSRVSATAAQAPQPLKRITLHRGFLGGANATPAIRPMPLASSSTPNLPRSG